In Rhodothermus marinus DSM 4252, a single genomic region encodes these proteins:
- the trkA gene encoding Trk system potassium transporter TrkA, which yields MRVVIIGAGEVGFDVARTLSLEQHDVVVVDTDPTVLEQVAQRLDVLTVQGSGTSIHTLEAAGIREADMLIAVTAIDEVNLIACMIADRLGVPTTVARVRSDVLGRAESVLQASELGIDLLIHPEESTAAEIVRLIRRAGATDVLNFCDGRLQLVGMRLDPGAPVLGRSLRELAAELAPLRFRVMAISRGFRTILPHGDERLQRNDQIFVLARPDEIPVVARAMGKLEAPIQRIMILGGTKVGAQVARQLGDEKNRQIKLIEPDREQAEQLAEELEHVLVLHGDVTDIDLLVSEGLGEMDAFVAVTDDEESNLVTCLMAKHLGVRKTVALLSKTAYVPISQAIGLDAAVSQKLAVSREILRFLRGRHVLSVATVYGLNAEILEIEAKPRAPIVRKPLKALKLPRGVLIGALLRNGQVEIATGDTQIQEGDRAIVFVTPDQLVEVERLFDNR from the coding sequence ATGCGCGTGGTGATCATCGGCGCCGGTGAGGTCGGGTTCGACGTGGCCCGGACGCTTTCGCTGGAGCAGCACGACGTGGTCGTGGTCGATACCGATCCGACCGTGCTGGAGCAGGTGGCGCAGCGGCTCGACGTGCTGACGGTCCAGGGCAGCGGTACTTCGATCCACACGCTGGAGGCGGCCGGCATCCGCGAGGCCGACATGCTGATTGCCGTGACTGCCATCGACGAGGTCAACCTGATCGCCTGCATGATTGCCGACCGTCTGGGGGTGCCGACCACGGTGGCGCGCGTACGCTCCGATGTGCTGGGCCGGGCCGAGTCGGTGCTGCAGGCCAGCGAGCTGGGCATCGACCTGCTCATCCATCCCGAAGAAAGCACGGCCGCCGAGATCGTGCGCCTGATCCGCCGGGCCGGGGCCACCGACGTGCTGAACTTCTGCGACGGCCGCCTGCAACTGGTGGGCATGCGGCTGGACCCCGGCGCGCCCGTGCTGGGCCGATCGCTCCGCGAACTGGCCGCCGAGCTGGCCCCCCTGCGCTTCCGCGTGATGGCCATCAGCCGGGGATTTCGCACGATCCTACCCCATGGCGATGAACGGCTGCAGCGCAACGATCAGATCTTCGTGCTGGCCCGACCCGACGAGATTCCGGTGGTCGCCCGGGCAATGGGCAAGCTGGAGGCGCCGATCCAGCGCATCATGATCCTGGGCGGCACCAAGGTGGGCGCTCAGGTGGCCCGACAGCTTGGCGATGAGAAAAATCGCCAGATCAAGTTGATCGAACCCGATCGCGAGCAGGCCGAGCAACTGGCCGAGGAGCTGGAGCACGTGCTCGTGCTGCACGGCGACGTGACCGACATCGACCTGCTGGTGAGCGAAGGGCTGGGCGAAATGGACGCCTTCGTGGCCGTGACCGACGACGAGGAGTCGAACCTGGTCACCTGCCTGATGGCCAAGCACCTGGGCGTACGGAAAACCGTGGCGCTGCTCTCGAAGACGGCCTACGTGCCCATCAGCCAGGCGATCGGACTGGACGCGGCCGTGAGCCAGAAGCTGGCCGTCTCGCGCGAGATTCTGCGCTTCCTGCGCGGCCGGCACGTGCTCAGCGTGGCGACCGTCTACGGACTGAACGCCGAGATTCTGGAGATCGAGGCCAAGCCCCGGGCGCCCATCGTCCGCAAGCCCCTCAAGGCGCTGAAACTTCCCCGGGGGGTGCTGATCGGTGCCCTGTTGCGCAACGGCCAGGTGGAAATTGCCACCGGCGATACGCAAATTCAGGAGGGCGATCGGGCGATCGTGTTCGTGACGCCCGACCAACTGGTCGAAGTGGAACGGCTGTTCGACAATCGCTGA
- a CDS encoding TrkH family potassium uptake protein, with product MVLNLRALAATLGALLGFLAVALLLPAGIALLYEEAAWKPFVLAALLAGVVGGGLWVLGGRRPHEPGIREGFAIVALAWLVLSLFGALPFVLGDVLSYTDAFFETMSGFTTTGATILGGERTPEIEALPRAYLFWRSLAHWLGGMGIIVLTLAILPILGVGGMQLYKAEVPGPTADKLTPRVRETARRLWLIYVGITALEVLLLLPAMDWFDAVNHAFATMATGGFSTKNSSVGQFGSAYVEWVITVFMLLAGANFALHYRLLHGQWRPVWRDTELRVYLSIVAVATVLITLGIWAPLHAEGDYQTYAELADALRHGAFQTVSIITTTGFGTADYEQWSPLAVGVLFLLFFVGGMAGSTGGGIKVVRHVLLFKNSFRELKQLVHPRAIVPVRLNGRMVSDEILRNVLSFFVLYFGLLGMGTLALSAMEVDLLSAFGAVLSCLGNIGPAFGTMGPAENYAHLPALAKWILALLMMIGRLEIFTVLILLTRTFWRR from the coding sequence ATGGTGTTGAATCTGCGTGCGCTGGCGGCGACGCTGGGCGCCCTGCTGGGATTCCTGGCCGTTGCGCTATTGCTACCGGCGGGCATTGCGCTGCTCTACGAAGAAGCCGCTTGGAAGCCGTTTGTGCTGGCGGCCCTGCTTGCCGGAGTTGTGGGTGGTGGTCTATGGGTACTCGGTGGGCGCCGTCCCCACGAGCCCGGCATCCGGGAGGGGTTCGCCATCGTGGCGCTGGCGTGGCTGGTGCTCTCGCTTTTCGGGGCGCTGCCGTTCGTGCTGGGCGACGTGCTCTCCTACACGGACGCCTTTTTCGAGACGATGAGCGGCTTTACCACGACGGGCGCCACCATCCTGGGCGGCGAGCGCACCCCGGAGATCGAAGCGCTGCCCCGTGCCTATCTGTTCTGGCGGAGCCTGGCGCACTGGCTGGGCGGGATGGGCATCATTGTGCTGACGCTGGCCATTCTGCCCATCCTGGGCGTGGGCGGCATGCAGCTGTACAAGGCGGAAGTGCCCGGCCCGACGGCCGACAAGCTGACGCCGCGCGTGCGGGAGACCGCCCGCCGGCTGTGGTTGATCTACGTGGGCATCACGGCGCTGGAAGTGCTGCTGCTGTTGCCGGCGATGGACTGGTTCGACGCCGTCAACCACGCCTTCGCCACGATGGCCACGGGCGGCTTTTCCACGAAGAACAGCTCGGTGGGGCAGTTCGGCTCGGCCTACGTGGAGTGGGTCATTACCGTGTTCATGCTGCTGGCCGGCGCCAACTTCGCGCTGCACTATCGGCTGCTGCACGGGCAGTGGAGGCCGGTGTGGCGGGACACCGAGCTGCGCGTCTACCTGTCGATCGTAGCGGTTGCCACCGTCCTGATCACGCTGGGCATCTGGGCGCCCCTGCACGCCGAAGGGGACTACCAGACCTATGCGGAACTGGCCGACGCACTGCGGCACGGCGCCTTCCAGACCGTCTCGATCATCACGACAACGGGGTTCGGCACGGCTGACTACGAGCAATGGTCGCCGCTGGCCGTGGGCGTGCTGTTTCTGCTGTTTTTTGTGGGCGGCATGGCCGGTTCGACGGGCGGCGGCATCAAGGTGGTACGGCACGTTTTGCTCTTCAAAAACTCCTTTCGGGAATTGAAACAACTGGTCCATCCCCGCGCCATCGTGCCTGTACGGCTCAACGGCCGGATGGTCAGCGACGAGATTTTGCGGAATGTGCTTTCGTTTTTTGTGCTGTACTTCGGGCTGCTGGGCATGGGTACGCTGGCGCTGAGCGCCATGGAGGTGGACCTGCTGAGCGCCTTCGGGGCCGTGCTCTCCTGTCTGGGGAATATCGGTCCGGCGTTCGGGACGATGGGTCCGGCCGAGAACTACGCGCATCTGCCGGCGCTGGCCAAGTGGATCCTGGCGCTGCTGATGATGATCGGCCGGTTGGAGATCTTCACCGTGCTCATTCTGCTGACGCGCACCTTCTGGCGGCGTTGA
- the ilvB gene encoding biosynthetic-type acetolactate synthase large subunit, with the protein MRTDTIPLVRSARPALSAEGEPVAASTEPVTGAEIFVRSLEAEGVEIVFGHPGGAVIHIYDEIARLKPRFQHILVRHEQGGTHMAEGYAKATGRVGTVLVTSGPGATNTVTGIADAYMDSVPIVVFTGQVPTKLIGNDAFQETDTMGITRSITKHSFLVRDVRDLAWTIKAAYHIARTGRPGPVVVDLPKDVLLAKAPFAYPEEVHLRGYRLPGPPDPERIREAAELIAASRRPLLYVGGGTINANAADLLTQLARKARIPVTTTLHGLGAFPEDDPLALGMLGMHGTWYANQAVQHADLIIAVGARFDDRVTGRVDSWAPYAKVIHIDIDPSCISKNVPVDCAIVGDVREVLEQLLPLVEPKDTKEWLAKIEYWRAECPLTYEKGDGKLRAQYVIERIRAKTGGHAVVVSDVGQHQMWTAQYFRFLHPRTHITSGGLGTMGFALPAAIGAAFGLRGRSDWPVVCISGDGGFVMNAQELGVAAAHRLPIKVAIINNNFLGMVRQWQELFHENRFSHTDLSDTNPDFVKLAEAFHCVGLRATRPEEVDAVLDEAWKVNDRPVVIDFRVVKEELVFPMVPAGASTSEMITKRLTPNAFV; encoded by the coding sequence ATGCGTACCGACACGATCCCGCTGGTCCGATCTGCCCGTCCGGCCCTGAGCGCCGAAGGCGAGCCTGTGGCCGCATCCACCGAACCCGTGACCGGCGCCGAAATCTTCGTACGGTCGCTGGAGGCCGAGGGCGTCGAGATCGTCTTCGGGCATCCCGGCGGCGCCGTCATCCACATCTACGACGAAATCGCCCGCCTCAAGCCGCGCTTTCAGCACATCCTTGTACGCCATGAGCAGGGCGGCACGCACATGGCCGAAGGCTATGCCAAGGCCACGGGGCGTGTGGGTACGGTACTGGTCACCAGCGGACCCGGAGCCACCAACACGGTCACGGGCATCGCTGACGCCTACATGGACTCGGTGCCCATCGTGGTCTTCACCGGTCAGGTGCCCACCAAACTGATCGGCAACGACGCCTTCCAGGAAACCGACACGATGGGGATCACGCGCTCGATCACGAAGCACAGCTTCCTGGTGCGCGACGTGCGCGATCTGGCCTGGACGATCAAGGCCGCCTATCACATTGCGCGCACGGGGCGTCCGGGGCCTGTGGTGGTGGACCTGCCCAAAGACGTGTTGCTGGCAAAGGCACCTTTTGCCTATCCGGAGGAGGTTCACCTGCGGGGCTACAGGCTGCCGGGGCCGCCAGATCCGGAACGCATCCGGGAAGCGGCGGAGCTGATCGCCGCGTCGCGGCGACCGCTGCTCTACGTGGGGGGCGGCACGATCAACGCGAACGCGGCCGACCTGCTGACTCAACTGGCCCGAAAGGCCCGCATCCCGGTCACTACGACCCTGCACGGGCTGGGCGCCTTCCCGGAAGACGATCCGCTCGCGCTGGGCATGCTGGGCATGCACGGCACCTGGTACGCCAACCAGGCCGTGCAGCACGCCGACCTGATCATCGCCGTGGGCGCGCGCTTCGACGACCGGGTGACCGGCCGCGTCGATTCCTGGGCGCCCTATGCGAAGGTGATCCACATCGACATCGACCCGTCCTGCATCTCGAAGAACGTCCCGGTCGACTGCGCCATCGTGGGCGACGTGCGCGAGGTGCTGGAGCAGTTGCTCCCGCTGGTGGAGCCCAAAGACACGAAAGAATGGCTGGCCAAGATCGAGTACTGGCGCGCCGAGTGCCCGCTCACCTATGAAAAAGGCGATGGCAAGCTGCGGGCGCAATACGTCATCGAACGCATCCGCGCCAAGACGGGCGGCCACGCCGTAGTGGTCTCCGACGTGGGGCAGCATCAGATGTGGACGGCCCAGTACTTCCGCTTCCTGCACCCGCGTACGCACATCACTTCAGGCGGGCTGGGCACGATGGGCTTTGCCCTGCCGGCCGCCATCGGCGCTGCCTTCGGGCTGCGCGGACGAAGCGACTGGCCGGTGGTCTGCATCAGCGGCGACGGCGGGTTCGTGATGAACGCCCAGGAGCTGGGCGTGGCCGCGGCGCATCGCCTGCCCATCAAAGTGGCCATCATCAACAACAATTTCCTGGGCATGGTCCGGCAGTGGCAGGAGCTGTTCCACGAAAACCGGTTCAGCCACACGGACCTGTCCGACACGAACCCGGACTTCGTCAAGCTGGCCGAGGCATTCCACTGCGTGGGCCTGCGGGCTACCCGGCCCGAAGAGGTCGATGCCGTGCTGGACGAGGCCTGGAAGGTGAACGATCGGCCCGTTGTGATCGACTTTCGGGTGGTGAAGGAAGAACTGGTCTTCCCGATGGTGCCGGCCGGCGCTTCGACCAGCGAAATGATCACCAAGCGTCTCACCCCTAACGCTTTTGTCTGA
- the ilvN gene encoding acetolactate synthase small subunit produces the protein MQTEMDMPTLTPQQILRKRKAGEPLLPGEPEQVHRHTIAVLLENTIGALIRVVNLFSARGFNLESVTVGETDDPTISRMTIVTTGNDRIIGQVLRQLDRLIDTLHVEDLTGSSFVERELCLLKVRYTNETRAAIMGHGRDLPRQGGGHHARHDDLRADRSDFENRGLHQADEAARHSGGGP, from the coding sequence ATGCAAACGGAAATGGACATGCCGACCCTGACGCCCCAGCAGATCCTGCGCAAACGCAAGGCGGGCGAACCGCTCCTGCCGGGCGAGCCGGAACAGGTGCACCGGCACACGATCGCCGTGCTGCTCGAAAACACGATCGGGGCGTTGATCCGGGTGGTCAACCTGTTTTCCGCCCGGGGTTTCAACCTGGAGAGCGTCACCGTCGGCGAGACGGACGATCCGACCATCTCCCGCATGACGATCGTCACCACGGGCAACGACCGGATCATCGGGCAGGTGCTGCGCCAGCTCGACCGGTTGATCGACACGCTGCACGTGGAAGACCTGACCGGCAGCTCGTTCGTCGAGCGCGAGCTGTGCCTGCTCAAGGTGCGCTACACGAACGAGACCCGGGCGGCCATCATGGGACACGGCCGAGATCTTCCGCGGCAAGGTGGTGGACATCACGCCCGACACGATGACCTTCGAGCTGACCGGTCCGACTTCGAAAATCGAGGCCTTCATCAAGCTGATGAAGCCGCACGGCATTCTGGAGGTGGCCCGTAG
- the ilvC gene encoding ketol-acid reductoisomerase, with product MNVIYDADLSLIQSKKVAVIGFGSQGHAHALNLRDSGVDVVVGLRPGSSSAAQASAQGLTVRSIAEAADWADVIMILIPDQHQKRVYEADIAPHLKAGKALAFAHGFNIHYGQIKPPADIDVFMVAPKSPGHLVRRTFQEGNGVPCLVAVAQNATGQARELALSYAAAIGGTRAGVIETTFKDETETDLFGEQAVLCGGSAELIKAGFETLVEAGYPPELAYFECLHELKLIVDLYYEGGISYMYYSVSDTAEYGGYTRGPRVIGPQVKEEMKKILQEIQSGQFAREWIAEYESGEKKLRETRAKTRQHPIEVIGRKLRQMMSWLKAKEVPEETTAA from the coding sequence ATGAACGTCATCTATGACGCGGATCTGTCGCTAATTCAGAGCAAAAAAGTTGCTGTCATCGGCTTCGGCAGTCAGGGGCATGCCCACGCCCTGAACCTGCGCGATAGCGGTGTGGACGTGGTTGTCGGGCTGCGGCCCGGCTCCTCCTCGGCCGCGCAGGCATCGGCCCAGGGGCTGACCGTCCGGTCGATCGCCGAGGCGGCCGACTGGGCCGACGTGATCATGATCCTGATTCCGGATCAGCACCAGAAGCGGGTTTACGAAGCCGACATCGCCCCGCACCTGAAGGCCGGCAAGGCGCTGGCCTTTGCGCACGGCTTCAACATCCATTACGGCCAGATCAAGCCGCCGGCCGACATCGACGTGTTCATGGTGGCACCCAAGTCGCCGGGGCATCTGGTGCGCCGCACCTTCCAGGAAGGCAACGGCGTGCCCTGTCTGGTGGCCGTCGCTCAGAACGCGACGGGACAGGCCCGCGAACTGGCGCTCAGCTATGCGGCGGCCATCGGCGGCACGCGCGCCGGGGTGATCGAAACGACCTTCAAGGACGAAACGGAGACCGACCTGTTCGGTGAACAGGCGGTGCTCTGCGGCGGCTCGGCCGAGCTGATCAAGGCCGGCTTCGAGACGCTCGTCGAGGCCGGTTACCCGCCGGAACTGGCCTATTTCGAGTGCCTGCACGAACTGAAGCTGATCGTCGACCTCTACTACGAGGGCGGCATCTCCTACATGTACTACTCGGTCAGCGACACAGCCGAGTACGGCGGCTACACGCGCGGCCCTCGCGTGATCGGGCCTCAGGTGAAGGAGGAAATGAAAAAGATCCTGCAGGAGATTCAGTCCGGCCAGTTCGCGCGGGAGTGGATCGCCGAATACGAATCGGGCGAAAAGAAGCTGCGGGAAACGCGGGCCAAAACGCGCCAGCATCCGATCGAAGTGATCGGCCGCAAGTTGCGCCAGATGATGAGCTGGCTCAAAGCCAAGGAAGTCCCCGAAGAGACGACGGCTGCGT